TTACAATAACTATATTTTACCAAATAAAAAGGTTGGCAATTTATACCAACCATGAGATTATTAATCTTTTCTTCTAGTGGGTACAAATTTGTCCCCTGTTTTTCTTGTAACTCTTTCGATTTCTGAATTTTTATTTGTTTTAGTTTGTTTAGCAGCAATTTTTGCTTCTTTCATTTCCAAACGTTCTTTTTCGCGCATTTCTTTTTCACGAAGTTTTTCTTCTTGTTTTAAAGTTCTTTTTTCTTCTTTTGTTAATTTAATTTCTTTTTCTGCTATAGCAATTCTTTTTTTAGTTTCGTCTAAATCTAATGTAGTATTAACAACTCAATTTGTTTTATAATTTTTTTTATCAATTTTAGTTGTGATTCCTTCGATTTCATAAGCGGTAATTTCTACAATTTTGTTAGTCTTAGGTTCGATTATTTCAACAATAACGTCAAAGACGTCACGATATTTATATTCAGCACCTTTACGAGCATAAACTTTTTCAAACTCAACTCTTAAATTTTTTTTATTTTCGGTTTTTGCTAGATATTGTTTAATTCTATCTCTTACTTCTTGATATCTTTTAGCTTTTTCTTTTTTCGATGCTTTTCTCCCTGTAATTGTTGTTACAATAACAAAAACTATTACAGCTAAAAGAACAACGATCAAAATTATATTCATTGTACTCATGATTTTCTCCTAAATTTGCTCAATAATTAAATTATAAATTAATAGGGTCTCTTTTTCGCATTATTAATTAAAAACTTTATTAATAACTCCTCCACCAATACAAATCTCATTTAAATAAAAAACTGCTTCTTGACCTTCTGTTACAGCTTTAACTTGATTATCAAAAATTACTTGATAAGTTTTATAATCAACTTTTTTCAAAAATACTTTTTGGTCTTTTTGACGATATCTAAATTTTGCAGAACACTCAAAATCATTAACATCATCAACATATTTACTAATATCTAAAGTAAAGTTAATTTCATTAACTTCACAAGATTTTGATAATAAAAACGATTCATCACTTGCTTTAGCAACATAAATTATTTTTTGTTCAATATCTTTTTTAGCAACATAATAAGGTTCATCCATTCCACCAAGATTTAAACCTTTTCTTTGACCGATTGTATAATACATAACACCGATATGTTTTCCAACTATTTTTTGAGTATGGATATCAACTATATCTCCGGGTTGATTTGGTATATAATTTTGTAAAAATTTAGTAAATTCTCGTTCACCTATAAAACAAATCCCAGTAGAATCTTTTTTATCTGCAGTTGCTAAATTATGTTCTTTTGCTAATTTTCTAATTTCGCTTTTTTCTAAATTTTGCAAAGGAAATAATGTTTTGGATAATTGTTTTTGATTTAATTGACACAAAAAATATGTTTGGTCTTTATTTTGATCGGCAGCACGAAGCATTTCGAATTGTTCGGTTGTATTATTGAATCTAACACCTGCGTAATGACCCATAGCAATGTAATCTGCATGTAAATTATTAATTGCATGATCAAGAAATTTATCGAATTTTATATATTTATTACACAAAATATCAGGATTTGGTGTTCTGCCCTTTTTATATTCTGTTATAAAATATTCAAAAACATAATCTCAATATTCTTTTATAAAATCTGTTCTGTGTAATTTAATGCCTAATTTGTCAGCTACACGAGTAGCATCTATATAATCTTGTTCTTGGGTGCAAATTTCATCAGGAGATTCATTGTTACCCAAAATATCACCATTGACATTTGAATCTCAGTTACGCATAAATAAACCTTCAACTTCATAACCTTGTTCCAAAAGCAATAAAGCCGCAACCGAAGAATCAACACCACCTGATAAACCTACTATCACTTTCTTTTTCATTTTGACTCTCTTTTCTTAATTTTTATATAAAAATAAAATTGCTCATTTTAACAAACAAGCAATTTTATTTTAACATATTAAGTTAGTTATTGAATAAAGGATGTTGCGACAAAATAGGCAATAAAAATCGCTGTTAACGGTCACATTGCGATAGGCACTTGTTTTATTTTACCTGTAACTATCATAATGAATGTATAAGCAATAAATCCGACAGCCATTCCATTAGCAATTGTATAAGTAACCATCATAAACATAATAGTTAAAAATACTGCTACTGAAAATTCTGGTTTTTTTCATTCTATTTCTGTTATTCCTGTAATCATCATAATTCCCACAAATATTAAAGCCGCAGAAGTAACACATTGAGGAATTGCTTTAAAAATAGGAAATAAAGCAATTGATGATAAAAATAAAAATGCAGTAATAATTGAAGCAAAACCTGTTCTTGCTCCTTGTTCAATTCCGGCTGAACTTTCAACATAAACACAAGCAGGAGTTGAAGCTAAAGAAGCGGCAATAACAGTTGAAGCTGAATCGACGATTAAAGCTTTTTGTTGGATTTCGTGATGTTGATTAGTTCGTTTATTTAATTGAACACTTGTAGCAGCTAATGTTCCTGTCGCATCAAAAAAACACATAAACATAACAACAAATATTGAAATATATAAAACTGGCTTATTTCAAATTTCGGGGTTAGAAAATTCTTTTCAGGTATTTTTAATATTTAAAGTAAAACCACTAAAATCATATTCTCAACCATGACCAATTAAAGAAAAATTGGATGCTCCGAAACCACCTTTATCAACAACTAATCAATGATTATCAGGTAAAGAATTGGCAACAATAACCACAATTATAAATCCTGTTAAAATTGCTAAAGCAGCTGAACCAGGAACTTTTTTATAATGCAAAATTAACATTAAACCAAATGTAAAAGTTCCTACTATGATCATTGGATAATTATTTCTTAAAATCGCTAAAGAAGCAATTGGTAAACCGCCGTCGCTTTTAGCAACTCAACCCATTCCAGATATTCCAGCATAAGAAATGAAAAAACCGATTGCAATTCCGACACCAAGAACTAAACTTTTTGGAATAGCATTAATAATTAATTTTCTTAAAGGAGTAACTGATAAAATAACGAAAACAATTGATGATAACATAGTTGCAATCAAAGCACCCTCATATCCAATTCCTCCACTTCCGTTGGCAATGTTGAAAACAAACATTGCATTAAGACCCATTGAAGCAGAAACCGCTAAAGGTACATTTGCAAAAATTCCAATCACAAAAGTCCCAATAAAAGACGTTAGTGCTGTGGCTAAAAAAATTCCAAATGTATTCATGTGTTGATTAGGATCATGAATCGAAACAGCGTTACTAACAATGGCTGGGTTTACAGATAAAATATAAGACATTGCCAAAAATGTTATCAAACCTCCCATTATTTCTTTTTTAAAAGTAGAACCTAAAGTATCAAATTTAAAATACTTTTGAATTTTTGATATTGCTTTATTTTGACTAAATTTAAAATTTTTAGCATTAAGAGCAGCCGTTTGTTCGGGGGTTTGATTAGCAAATTTGTTTTGTTTATTTGCTTCTAAATTTATTAGATTTTCTGTATCCATTTTTATCCTTTCTTAATTATTTGCAAATTGTTAAAGGAAAACCTAGAAACAAAAAAACCATCTCCAGAAATACGAAAACTCGTAACTAAAGATAGTTAAACAACTCATAGGCTAACATAGGTGTTAGGTAGAGACTCCTCCCCAATATGGAGGATTATATAAGTTTTCTTTATTCAATTTACAATATTATTTTATAATAAAAACCATAAAAAAAGTGTACTTAAAAATAAAAAGGGGTAACAAGTAAGTAAATTCGCTTTTTTCTGTCCAGTTTATTTTTAAATACACACAAAACACACAAATTATTCTAATTTATTTTTTGCTTTAAATTCATCTTTATTATTAATTTCTTCTAATTTTTCTTTAACTTCTTTGGAAGCTGATGAAGGAACAACGATATTTACTTTCAATTTTAAATCTCCACGCTTATGAGAGTGAGAATCCTTATGCAACCCTTTATCTTTGATTGTGATATACTCTCCTGAATTAATTCCTTTAGGAACTTTCATTTTAATGATTCCATCATAAGTTTCAATTGTGATTTCATTTCCTAAAATTGCATCTAAATAAGAAATGTTATAATTCATAATTAAATCAGATGATCCAGAAATTGAAAAAATGTTACTTTTAATAATTCCAACGTTAATATAAATATTCCCGTTAGGACCACCATCTTCACTAGCGTGTCCTGCACCCGACATCATAAGTTGTTGACCGGGTCTAGTTCCTTTTGGAATAGGTAAAGTTATTTCTTGAGTTTCAAATTTATAACCATGTCCTGAACAATCGCGGCATTTATTAGCGAATGTTTTTCCTGCCCCATTACAGTTTGGACATTTAGCTTGTGATTGGAAACTTAATGGTCCCATTCTTTGAGTTGTCATTATTGAACCACTTCCGCCACATTGACCACAAGTTTTAACATCATTTTTATTTGGAGCTCCAATACCATCACAAGTCTTACACTTTGTTAATAATTTAGTTTTAATTATTTTATCAACACCAAACATTAATTCTTTAAAATTTAATTGAACATCAACAACAATATCTTCACCCCTTGAAGGGCCATAATTTCTGCGAGAACTAGAACTTTGTCCAGTTCCGCCAAACATGCTACCAAAAATATCTCCAAATCCTCCAGCTGATGAGAAAAAATCTTCAAAACCACCAAATCCTGAACCACCAAATCCTGATTGCCCATCAACTCCTGCATGGCCTAATTTGTCATACATAGCTCTTTTATCTTTATCTAACAAAATTTGAGCAGCTTCATTGACTTCTTTAAATTTTTCTTCTGCATCATGACCTTTATTTACATCAGGGTGATATTTTTTTGCAAGATTCCGATATGCTTTTTTGATTTCCGTTTCATCAGCATTTTTAGATAATCCTAAAATTTCATAATAGTCTCTTTTTGCCATTTTACCTTTCTTAATTAACAATAAAAACTAACTAATAGTTAGTTTTTAGAATATTAATTATTTTCTGATTTATCTGATTCAGAATTTTCTTCTATATTTTCACTTGGATTAGCTTGTGCTTGGCTATTTGCAAATTCTGCAGCAGCTGTCATTGCTTTTTCTAATTCTTCCATTTTTTGTGCTAAAGCATCATAATCATCTTTTGCTAACAATTCTCTAATTTCATTAACCATTGTTTCACTTTGAGTTTTTTGCTCAGGAGTGATTTTATCTCCTGCTTCAGCTAATGAAGATTCAATAATGTTAATGTATGATTCAGCTTTATTTTTTAATTCGATATTTTGACGTTTTTTGTTATCTGCTTCAGAATTTTCTTCAGCTTCTTTAACCATTTTTTCGATTTCTGCTTCGCTTAATGAACCAGAATTTGAAATAGTGATCGATTTTTCTTCATTTGTTTGTTTATCTTTTGCAGTTACTGAAACAATTCCGTTTACATCAATTTTAAAAGTTACTTCAATTTGAGGAGTCCCTTTAGGTGCTGGTTTAATTCCTGTTAATTGGAATTGACCTAAAGATTTGTTATCTGCAGCCATAGGTCTTTCACCTTGTAAAATGTTAATATCAACTGCTGGTTGATTATCTACTGCTGTTGAAAAGATTTGCGATTTTTCTGTTGGAATTGTAGTGTTACGTTCGATCAACTTAGTAAACACTCCACCCATTGTTTCGATTCCTAAAGAAAGTGGAGTTACATCTAATAATAAAACATCTGTAACATCACCTGCTAAAACTCCACCTTGAATTGCAGCACCCATAGCTACAACTTCATCTGGATTAATGGTTCTGTTTGGTTCTTTTCCTAATAATGTTTTTACTAAAGTTTGAACAGCAGGAATTCTTGTTGATCCTCCAACTAATAAAATTTCATTGATGTCTGATGGTTTTAATTTAGCTGCTTCAAGAGCATCTTTAACAGGTTTTGAAGTTCTATCAACTAAGTCCTTTGTCATTTTTTCGAATTCTGCTTTTGATAAGTTAGTTGAATAAGAAACTGGACCATCAGCATTCATGGCAATAAAAGGTAAATTAATTTCTGTTTCTGATTGAGAAGATAAATTAATTTTAGCTTTTTCTGCTTCTTCTTTTAATCTTTGTAAAGCCATTTTGTCTTTTGAAAGATCTGCATTTGCTTCGTTTTTAATTTTAAACACTAATCAATCAATAATTTTTTGGTCAAAATCATCCCCTCCAAGTTTGTTATCACCAGATGTTGATAAAACTTCAAAAGTACCATCTGCCAATTCAAGAATTGAAACATCAAATGTTCCTCCACCTAAATCGTAAACTAAAACTTTTTGTTCTTTATTTTTTTTCTCTAATCCATAAGCTAATGCAGCAGCAGTTGGTTCGTTAATAATACGTTCAACTTTCAATCCAGCAATTGTCCCGGCATCTTTAGTTGCTTTACGTTGAGCATCATTGAAATAAGCAGGCACAGTAATTACGGCTTTAGTAATTTTTTCCCCTAATTTATCTTCTGCATATTTTTTAATGTATCTTAAGATTTCAGCAGAAATTTGTTCTGGTGTGTAATCTTTGTTATTTACATGAAATTTATCAGTTGTACCCATTTTTCTTTTTGCTGAGATTACAACATTTGGATTAGTAACTGCTTGTCTTTTAGCAGCCCCACCAACAATAATTTCTGAATTTTTGAAAGCAACAACTGAAGCTGTAGTTCTTTGTCCTTCTGGATTTTCTAAAACTATTGGTTGTCCACCTTCCATAACTGAAACAACTGAATTAGTTGTTCCTAAATCGATTCCTATAATTTTTTCTTTACTCATAATTTTTCCCCTTTTCCTATTTTGCTACTTTTACTATGGCATGTACAATTACACGATCATGCATTTTATATCCGTTCGATATAACTTGAACTACTTCATCTTTTTTGTAATCATTGGATTCAATTGCTTCATTGGCGTTATGAATTGTATGATCAAATTTATCTCCAGGCTTTACAGAAATAACTGTAATGCCGTTGTCACTAAATACTTGTTCTAATTGGTTAACAATCATATTGAAACCCATTAAATAATTTTTAACCTCATCACTTGTTGTAGGCATTTCCAAAACTTTTTTAAATAAATCTATTGGCTTAATAATTTCCTCAGCTAATTTAATGCCCCCATACTTACGAATGCTGATTTCTTCTTCTTTGTGTCTTCTTGCCATTGTTTGGATTTTAGCGATTGATTCTAAATTTTGTTCTTCTAATTTATTTTTAGTTAAAACTAATTCTTCAAGATATTTTTTTAAAACTTCATAAGGTTTAGTTTCTTTATGTTTTTGATTTTCTTTTGAATTTTCTTTCGGCTCATTGTTTGCATTATTTGTTTCTATAGGATTTTTTAAACCTTCTAAAATTTCTAAAATATTTTTCGGGATTAATTGATTATTTTCTTTACTCATACTAAGTTTCACCTCTTTCATTCACAAGTTCAAGCAATCATTGAACTAATTGATTTGCTTGATTGTAATCCATTCTTTTAGGACCAACTAAGGTAATAGATGTGGTGCTGCCATTTTTTTCAAATTCTGTACCCACAATTCCTATGTCCCCTGCATCAACGCTAATTTCTTCTCCGATTTTTGTACTAATTTTGTTAATTTGTTGATTTTGAGAATAACGAACATCATATCAATCGAATGGTGAC
The sequence above is drawn from the Williamsoniiplasma somnilux genome and encodes:
- a CDS encoding NCS2 family permease, producing MDTENLINLEANKQNKFANQTPEQTAALNAKNFKFSQNKAISKIQKYFKFDTLGSTFKKEIMGGLITFLAMSYILSVNPAIVSNAVSIHDPNQHMNTFGIFLATALTSFIGTFVIGIFANVPLAVSASMGLNAMFVFNIANGSGGIGYEGALIATMLSSIVFVILSVTPLRKLIINAIPKSLVLGVGIAIGFFISYAGISGMGWVAKSDGGLPIASLAILRNNYPMIIVGTFTFGLMLILHYKKVPGSAALAILTGFIIVVIVANSLPDNHWLVVDKGGFGASNFSLIGHGWEYDFSGFTLNIKNTWKEFSNPEIWNKPVLYISIFVVMFMCFFDATGTLAATSVQLNKRTNQHHEIQQKALIVDSASTVIAASLASTPACVYVESSAGIEQGARTGFASIITAFLFLSSIALFPIFKAIPQCVTSAALIFVGIMMITGITEIEWKKPEFSVAVFLTIMFMMVTYTIANGMAVGFIAYTFIMIVTGKIKQVPIAMWPLTAIFIAYFVATSFIQ
- a CDS encoding nucleotide exchange factor GrpE, which translates into the protein MSKENNQLIPKNILEILEGLKNPIETNNANNEPKENSKENQKHKETKPYEVLKKYLEELVLTKNKLEEQNLESIAKIQTMARRHKEEEISIRKYGGIKLAEEIIKPIDLFKKVLEMPTTSDEVKNYLMGFNMIVNQLEQVFSDNGITVISVKPGDKFDHTIHNANEAIESNDYKKDEVVQVISNGYKMHDRVIVHAIVKVAK
- the mnmA gene encoding tRNA 2-thiouridine(34) synthase MnmA, with product MKKKVIVGLSGGVDSSVAALLLLEQGYEVEGLFMRNWDSNVNGDILGNNESPDEICTQEQDYIDATRVADKLGIKLHRTDFIKEYWDYVFEYFITEYKKGRTPNPDILCNKYIKFDKFLDHAINNLHADYIAMGHYAGVRFNNTTEQFEMLRAADQNKDQTYFLCQLNQKQLSKTLFPLQNLEKSEIRKLAKEHNLATADKKDSTGICFIGEREFTKFLQNYIPNQPGDIVDIHTQKIVGKHIGVMYYTIGQRKGLNLGGMDEPYYVAKKDIEQKIIYVAKASDESFLLSKSCEVNEINFTLDISKYVDDVNDFECSAKFRYRQKDQKVFLKKVDYKTYQVIFDNQVKAVTEGQEAVFYLNEICIGGGVINKVFN
- the dnaK gene encoding molecular chaperone DnaK; this encodes MSKEKIIGIDLGTTNSVVSVMEGGQPIVLENPEGQRTTASVVAFKNSEIIVGGAAKRQAVTNPNVVISAKRKMGTTDKFHVNNKDYTPEQISAEILRYIKKYAEDKLGEKITKAVITVPAYFNDAQRKATKDAGTIAGLKVERIINEPTAAALAYGLEKKNKEQKVLVYDLGGGTFDVSILELADGTFEVLSTSGDNKLGGDDFDQKIIDWLVFKIKNEANADLSKDKMALQRLKEEAEKAKINLSSQSETEINLPFIAMNADGPVSYSTNLSKAEFEKMTKDLVDRTSKPVKDALEAAKLKPSDINEILLVGGSTRIPAVQTLVKTLLGKEPNRTINPDEVVAMGAAIQGGVLAGDVTDVLLLDVTPLSLGIETMGGVFTKLIERNTTIPTEKSQIFSTAVDNQPAVDINILQGERPMAADNKSLGQFQLTGIKPAPKGTPQIEVTFKIDVNGIVSVTAKDKQTNEEKSITISNSGSLSEAEIEKMVKEAEENSEADNKKRQNIELKNKAESYINIIESSLAEAGDKITPEQKTQSETMVNEIRELLAKDDYDALAQKMEELEKAMTAAAEFANSQAQANPSENIEENSESDKSENN
- the dnaJ gene encoding molecular chaperone DnaJ is translated as MAKRDYYEILGLSKNADETEIKKAYRNLAKKYHPDVNKGHDAEEKFKEVNEAAQILLDKDKRAMYDKLGHAGVDGQSGFGGSGFGGFEDFFSSAGGFGDIFGSMFGGTGQSSSSRRNYGPSRGEDIVVDVQLNFKELMFGVDKIIKTKLLTKCKTCDGIGAPNKNDVKTCGQCGGSGSIMTTQRMGPLSFQSQAKCPNCNGAGKTFANKCRDCSGHGYKFETQEITLPIPKGTRPGQQLMMSGAGHASEDGGPNGNIYINVGIIKSNIFSISGSSDLIMNYNISYLDAILGNEITIETYDGIIKMKVPKGINSGEYITIKDKGLHKDSHSHKRGDLKLKVNIVVPSSASKEVKEKLEEINNKDEFKAKNKLE